In Saccharicrinis fermentans DSM 9555 = JCM 21142, a genomic segment contains:
- a CDS encoding PD-(D/E)XK nuclease family protein encodes MKSLVMTNFIKHLAEYYFNKYQTNISDFCFVFPGRRAGLFFQQHLSLLISKPLWSPKTITINEFIQEFTSYQIADKITLVFELYQVYEEIYHTGTSFDEFLPWGEIILNDFDDIDKYRANPQQVFSNLMSIKEIEADYSFLTEAQIETITSFWHTFNPHKLSEHQTEFIRIWEKLYEVYERFNQRLHDKNMTYEGAVYRTIADKIDQKEPLGIQYPKVIFVAFNALNSCEKKLFHHLQIGNKADFIWDYTPWLLPDKMAPTHPHEKIKAHEAIRFIELNLLDYPAPSDWHFPCAKEMPDIKITSVATDTAQTQVVHQFLQAHPNNEKNTGLDSALQTAVILTDETILLPILHSIPDEIEKVNITMGYPIKNTPAYGLLELVFDLQKNGRKTKAGKTWFYYRNVIPILTHQYIEPLNPELHKEMAYSFTRQNKIYIEGNELNKNKLLASIFRVVEKSENFSSYLIDLLQQVYAGLQNSNHSQGIEKEFIYQLHLTITQLADLIKKLQVEISPDTWIKLFKRTADLKSIPFSGEPLKGLQVMGILETRALDFENLIILNMNEGIFPQTGATNSLIPYSLRKAFNLPTIEHQDAIFAYYFYRLIHRAKKVQLLYNSSAQGMQTGEMSRFLFQLKYEYPPEKLSFSTAVDNITISPSRDFYVNKDAQTMTILNQFLQGGTRKLSPSALSTYFECPIRFYYKYILKASEPDEITEEIDPRIFGTLFHETVEEIYKHLVGKEVQAQDIEALEKDKATINRALQASFNKYFNQDLNQNDFKDIQGKNILVFDIIKKYIFQFLKVEKQHAPFFLKGLEKVVHTEISVHEKNICLGGTIDRLDEKDGAVRVIDYKTGAGDEYFNKVEELFLQSKHKSKKAIFQTLLYSYILQKSDSQLPAYLPGVVWIKKIFTSPDYSLKIGTQTRNEKLTLQAVEKEFIELLKQHLDDLFNKDIAFSQTNHTDSCIACSYRGICGK; translated from the coding sequence ATGAAATCATTAGTCATGACCAATTTTATAAAACACCTTGCCGAATACTATTTTAATAAGTATCAAACCAATATATCGGACTTTTGTTTTGTTTTTCCGGGACGAAGAGCTGGACTTTTTTTTCAACAACACTTAAGTCTGTTGATATCGAAACCACTCTGGTCTCCCAAAACAATTACCATTAACGAGTTTATTCAGGAATTTACGTCTTATCAAATAGCTGACAAAATTACCTTGGTTTTTGAATTATATCAAGTATATGAAGAAATTTACCACACAGGCACTAGTTTTGATGAATTTTTACCTTGGGGAGAAATCATACTTAACGATTTTGATGATATAGATAAATACAGAGCCAATCCACAACAGGTATTCTCAAATCTAATGTCCATTAAAGAGATTGAGGCTGATTATAGTTTTTTGACCGAAGCACAAATCGAAACAATCACCAGTTTTTGGCATACATTTAATCCTCACAAACTCTCAGAACACCAAACCGAGTTTATTAGAATATGGGAGAAACTATACGAAGTGTACGAGCGTTTCAATCAGCGCTTACACGATAAAAACATGACCTACGAAGGTGCTGTGTACCGCACCATAGCAGATAAAATTGACCAAAAAGAACCCCTGGGAATTCAATATCCCAAAGTGATATTTGTAGCTTTCAATGCACTGAACAGCTGCGAGAAAAAGCTATTTCATCATTTACAAATAGGAAATAAAGCGGACTTTATTTGGGACTACACCCCATGGCTCTTGCCGGATAAGATGGCTCCTACCCATCCACATGAAAAAATAAAAGCGCATGAAGCCATCCGTTTTATTGAGCTTAACCTTCTTGATTATCCAGCCCCTTCTGATTGGCATTTTCCTTGTGCTAAAGAAATGCCCGACATAAAAATCACCTCAGTAGCTACAGATACAGCTCAAACTCAGGTGGTACACCAATTTTTACAAGCTCATCCTAATAACGAAAAAAACACAGGGTTGGACTCAGCCTTGCAAACTGCTGTTATTTTAACGGACGAAACCATACTATTACCAATTTTACACAGTATACCCGATGAAATTGAAAAGGTAAATATTACCATGGGTTATCCCATCAAAAACACACCCGCTTATGGCTTACTGGAATTGGTGTTTGACTTACAAAAAAATGGTCGGAAAACAAAGGCTGGAAAAACATGGTTTTATTATAGAAATGTGATTCCGATACTTACCCACCAATATATTGAGCCTTTAAATCCTGAATTACACAAAGAAATGGCTTATTCCTTCACACGCCAAAACAAAATTTACATAGAAGGTAATGAATTAAATAAAAACAAATTACTGGCTTCTATCTTCAGAGTGGTTGAAAAGAGCGAGAACTTTTCCTCCTACCTGATTGACCTACTTCAACAGGTTTATGCCGGACTTCAAAACAGCAATCACAGTCAAGGAATAGAAAAGGAGTTTATATATCAACTACACCTGACGATAACACAATTGGCTGATTTGATAAAAAAGCTACAGGTAGAAATAAGCCCAGACACATGGATCAAGCTTTTTAAAAGAACTGCCGACCTTAAGAGTATTCCATTCAGTGGAGAGCCACTCAAAGGACTACAAGTAATGGGAATATTAGAAACCCGAGCATTGGATTTTGAGAATCTGATTATTCTGAATATGAATGAAGGCATATTTCCGCAAACAGGAGCCACTAACTCTCTTATTCCATACAGTCTGCGCAAAGCTTTTAACTTACCAACCATTGAGCATCAGGATGCCATATTTGCCTATTATTTTTATCGTTTGATCCATCGGGCAAAGAAAGTTCAGCTGTTATACAACTCTTCCGCACAAGGGATGCAGACTGGCGAGATGAGCCGCTTTCTCTTTCAATTAAAATATGAATACCCACCCGAAAAACTGAGTTTTTCAACCGCCGTGGACAATATCACCATTTCTCCTTCCAGAGATTTTTATGTGAATAAGGATGCCCAAACAATGACCATACTAAACCAATTTCTTCAGGGCGGAACCAGGAAGCTCTCACCCAGCGCATTGAGCACCTACTTCGAATGCCCTATCCGCTTTTACTATAAATACATACTGAAGGCCTCAGAACCAGATGAAATTACAGAAGAAATTGACCCCCGTATTTTTGGAACCCTATTTCACGAAACAGTAGAGGAGATATACAAACATTTGGTTGGTAAAGAGGTGCAGGCACAGGACATTGAGGCCCTAGAAAAGGATAAAGCAACCATCAACCGGGCATTGCAAGCAAGCTTCAATAAATATTTTAATCAAGATTTAAATCAAAATGATTTTAAGGATATTCAAGGCAAAAATATTTTAGTGTTCGACATCATTAAAAAATATATCTTTCAATTTTTAAAAGTTGAAAAACAACATGCACCTTTCTTTCTGAAAGGGCTTGAAAAAGTGGTACACACCGAAATTTCTGTTCATGAAAAAAATATTTGCCTGGGAGGTACTATTGACCGTTTAGATGAAAAAGATGGTGCAGTTAGGGTCATAGATTATAAAACCGGAGCCGGTGATGAATATTTTAACAAAGTGGAAGAGCTATTTTTACAATCTAAACACAAATCCAAAAAAGCGATTTTTCAAACTTTACTGTACAGTTATATCCTTCAAAAAAGCGATTCGCAACTTCCTGCTTATTTACCAGGTGTAGTGTGGATTAAGAAGATTTTCACGTCACCGGACTATTCCTTGAAGATAGGAACACAAACCCGTAACGAAAAACTCACTTTACAGGCTGTTGAAAAAGAGTTTATTGAACTCCTGAAGCAACATCTGGACGATCTGTTTAACAAAGACATTGCCTTTTCACAGACCAATCATACCGACAGCTGCATTGCGTGTAGTTACAGAGGTATATGTGGTAAATAA
- a CDS encoding type IA DNA topoisomerase has translation MRVCIAEKPSVAGEIAKVVGATNRKDGYYEGNNYQVTWTFGHLCTLKEPHDYLPEWKRWSLGTLPVIPSQFGIKLIGNKGVEKQFEVIKKLVQSATEVINCGDAGQEGEVIQRWVLQKAGCNVPLKRLWISSLTEEAIREGFEKLYDNDKFNLLYAAGSSRAIGDWLLGINATRLYTIKYSQPGTVLSIGRVQTPTLALIVNRYLEIENFVPQPYWELKTVYKDVTFNSTQGKFSSKEEGSTALEKIKDKPFEITDFSRKPGKEAPPRLFDLTSLQVECNKKFGLSADETLKGIQSLYEKKLTTYPRVDTTYLSNDIYPKIEGTLKGLKQYSELIAPLLGKKIRKSKKVFDDKKVTDHHAIIPTGMTAPESLSRDEKIIYDTVTRRFIANFYPDCEISTTTILGKVEDVNFKTSGKQVLKDNWRVVYKTVAGKKDTEDKILPEFVKGESGPHEPDFQEKETQPPKYYTEATLLRAMEMAGKQVDDEELRELMKENGIGRPSTRANIIETLFKRKYIYKVRKNVLPTAMGVKLMEFISNDLLKSAELTGMWEQKLRQIETGEYQVADFMAELKQMVSDIVFQVKNDYSKGKIIIEENDDKEITSKPKAKTAAKKELKCPRCKSGTMLKGKSAWGCSDYASGCKTLIPFEFMGKKFTDRQVEALIRKGRTPTIKGFTQEGKKINGQVCFDDNYGLRLEGEAPKELLCPKCKTGHMLEGKSAWGCSNYTNGCRVLIPFEFLKKKLSKANMEALVFKGKTGKLKGFSLSEEEKNVAGFIDWDENYHLRFNKSE, from the coding sequence ATGCGTGTTTGTATTGCAGAGAAACCTAGTGTGGCAGGAGAAATAGCCAAAGTAGTAGGTGCCACCAATAGAAAGGATGGCTATTATGAAGGTAATAACTATCAGGTAACATGGACTTTTGGTCATTTGTGTACACTTAAAGAACCGCATGATTATTTGCCTGAATGGAAACGATGGAGCCTGGGCACCCTACCGGTAATTCCTTCTCAATTTGGAATTAAGTTAATCGGAAATAAAGGTGTTGAGAAGCAATTTGAGGTGATTAAAAAATTGGTTCAGTCGGCAACGGAGGTCATTAACTGTGGTGATGCCGGACAGGAGGGAGAAGTGATTCAACGATGGGTACTTCAAAAAGCAGGGTGTAATGTTCCGCTTAAGCGTTTGTGGATTTCATCATTGACAGAGGAAGCTATTCGAGAAGGGTTCGAAAAACTATATGATAACGATAAGTTTAATCTTTTGTATGCCGCCGGTAGTTCCAGAGCTATTGGGGATTGGCTGTTAGGTATCAATGCCACCCGTTTGTACACTATCAAATACAGTCAGCCGGGCACAGTTCTTTCCATTGGTCGGGTTCAAACACCTACTCTTGCTTTAATTGTAAACCGCTACCTCGAAATTGAAAATTTTGTTCCACAGCCTTATTGGGAGTTGAAGACTGTTTATAAGGATGTTACCTTTAATTCAACGCAGGGGAAATTTTCGAGTAAAGAGGAGGGAAGTACTGCCTTGGAAAAAATAAAAGACAAACCTTTTGAAATTACTGATTTTAGTCGTAAGCCGGGGAAAGAAGCTCCACCTCGCCTATTTGATTTAACTTCGTTACAGGTAGAATGCAATAAAAAGTTTGGTCTTTCGGCCGATGAAACCTTAAAAGGTATTCAGTCTTTGTATGAAAAAAAACTGACTACTTATCCTCGTGTGGATACCACCTATTTGAGTAATGATATTTACCCGAAAATAGAAGGTACTTTAAAGGGGTTAAAACAGTACAGTGAACTTATAGCGCCCTTGTTGGGGAAGAAAATTAGGAAATCAAAGAAGGTATTTGACGATAAAAAGGTGACTGATCACCATGCCATTATTCCAACTGGAATGACAGCGCCCGAAAGTCTTTCGAGGGATGAGAAGATTATTTATGATACCGTTACGCGCAGGTTTATTGCCAATTTTTATCCCGATTGTGAGATATCTACGACTACCATCCTGGGAAAAGTAGAAGATGTGAATTTTAAGACATCGGGGAAACAAGTATTAAAGGATAATTGGCGGGTTGTTTATAAAACGGTGGCAGGTAAAAAGGATACAGAGGATAAGATTTTGCCTGAATTTGTGAAAGGGGAGAGTGGTCCGCATGAGCCTGATTTTCAAGAAAAAGAAACCCAGCCACCTAAATATTATACAGAAGCTACTTTATTGCGTGCCATGGAGATGGCAGGAAAACAGGTGGATGATGAAGAACTGCGCGAATTAATGAAGGAGAATGGTATCGGGCGCCCTTCTACACGTGCTAATATCATTGAAACACTTTTTAAACGTAAGTATATTTATAAGGTGCGTAAAAACGTGTTGCCTACTGCTATGGGGGTAAAACTGATGGAATTTATTTCCAACGATCTATTAAAATCAGCTGAACTTACTGGAATGTGGGAACAAAAATTGAGGCAGATAGAGACTGGTGAATATCAGGTGGCAGATTTTATGGCGGAGTTGAAACAGATGGTATCAGATATTGTTTTTCAAGTGAAGAATGATTATTCCAAAGGAAAAATTATTATTGAAGAGAATGACGATAAGGAGATTACATCTAAACCTAAAGCTAAGACCGCCGCAAAAAAAGAATTGAAATGTCCAAGATGTAAAAGCGGAACCATGCTCAAAGGTAAGTCGGCTTGGGGCTGTTCGGATTATGCATCGGGGTGTAAGACTTTGATTCCCTTCGAATTTATGGGTAAGAAGTTCACCGATAGGCAGGTGGAAGCTTTGATACGAAAAGGGAGAACTCCCACTATCAAAGGGTTTACACAAGAAGGTAAGAAGATAAATGGACAGGTGTGTTTTGATGATAATTATGGACTGCGATTGGAAGGGGAAGCGCCTAAGGAATTGCTTTGCCCGAAGTGTAAAACAGGACACATGCTGGAGGGTAAATCAGCCTGGGGATGCTCTAATTATACAAATGGCTGTCGGGTGTTGATACCCTTTGAGTTCTTGAAAAAGAAATTGAGCAAAGCCAATATGGAGGCACTTGTTTTTAAAGGAAAAACAGGGAAGTTGAAAGGTTTTAGCCTCTCAGAAGAAGAGAAGAATGTGGCTGGTTTTATTGATTGGGATGAAAATTATCACCTTAGATTTAATAAGTCGGAGTAG
- a CDS encoding M18 family aminopeptidase yields the protein MSNEITLAQELIDFIYQSPSPYHAVSNIKKELLENGYQELLMTDSWKLKKEKKYFTTKNDSAIFAFSIGKKELPDTGIKMICAHSDSPGFKIKPQPEILVEKKLLKLNTEVYGGPILMTWLDRPLSISGRVSLKGDHPLFPQSAFVHFNKPLLIIPNLAIHLNREINEKGIILNRQKDMLPLMGIVNDTFEKDNYLLGLLAQELDVNQDDIIDFDLSLYEFEKGCLVGMNNEMISSPKLDDLAMAHAGLKALLDANNTETTQMLCIFDNEEVGSVTKQGAGSPVLNNILHRINTALGYEQDDFYRTIYHSFMISADMAHSIHPNLVEKHDPVLHPVINGGPVIKIHANQKYTTDGDSGAVFETICKKAGVPYQKFANRSDMAGGSTLGNVSTGQLDIRTVDMGNPMLAMHSVRELGGVLDQTYAVKAFSTFYKLT from the coding sequence ATGAGCAACGAAATAACATTGGCACAAGAACTGATTGATTTTATTTACCAAAGTCCGTCTCCCTATCACGCGGTTTCTAACATAAAAAAAGAGTTATTGGAAAATGGTTACCAAGAGCTTCTTATGACAGACTCTTGGAAATTGAAAAAAGAAAAAAAATATTTCACAACCAAAAATGATTCAGCCATCTTTGCTTTTTCCATCGGAAAAAAAGAACTTCCGGATACAGGAATCAAAATGATATGTGCCCACAGTGACTCCCCTGGATTTAAAATAAAGCCACAACCGGAGATATTGGTAGAAAAAAAGCTACTCAAATTAAATACTGAGGTATATGGAGGTCCTATTCTAATGACCTGGCTCGATCGCCCACTCTCCATTTCTGGCAGAGTTAGCCTTAAGGGTGACCACCCTCTCTTTCCCCAATCAGCCTTTGTTCACTTTAATAAACCTCTATTGATCATTCCCAACCTGGCAATCCATCTAAATCGCGAAATCAATGAAAAAGGAATCATATTAAACAGGCAAAAAGACATGCTCCCTTTGATGGGCATTGTAAATGACACCTTCGAAAAAGACAATTATTTACTGGGCCTACTAGCCCAAGAACTTGATGTAAATCAGGACGATATTATTGATTTTGATTTAAGCCTTTACGAATTTGAAAAAGGGTGCCTCGTGGGTATGAATAACGAAATGATCAGCTCACCTAAACTGGACGACCTAGCCATGGCTCACGCAGGTCTCAAAGCATTACTGGACGCTAACAACACAGAAACCACTCAAATGCTTTGCATTTTCGACAACGAAGAAGTGGGCAGTGTGACCAAACAAGGAGCAGGTTCTCCTGTACTCAACAATATACTACATCGCATCAACACCGCATTAGGATATGAGCAGGACGACTTCTACCGCACCATTTATCATTCATTTATGATATCGGCCGATATGGCTCATTCTATTCATCCTAATCTGGTAGAAAAACATGACCCCGTTTTACACCCGGTGATCAATGGCGGACCTGTCATTAAGATTCACGCCAATCAAAAATACACCACCGATGGAGATTCTGGAGCCGTATTTGAAACTATTTGTAAAAAAGCGGGCGTACCCTATCAAAAGTTTGCCAACCGCTCCGATATGGCTGGCGGTTCAACCTTAGGTAATGTTTCCACTGGACAGCTGGATATTCGTACCGTTGATATGGGAAATCCGATGTTGGCAATGCACTCAGTGCGCGAGCTTGGCGGAGTACTGGATCAAACATATGCAGTAAAAGCTTTCTCCACCTTTTATAAACTCACTTAG
- a CDS encoding serine hydrolase domain-containing protein gives MVIILITKKRHVETSDLYDIASVTKIVSSIPAIMKMYDEGRIELDDSLSHLIPRLKGSNKAGLKLDDIMIHQAGLQSWIPFYLRAIDKERLKGDIYSRRYSSLYNIKVDKSLYMNRTVRYRTDVFRHSSNDDFNIQVSAGLYMNKGYLDSMRMGIDTSQVQANPTYRYSDLGYYYLKEIIENKYNKSQDVVVENTFYKPLGAERLMYLPLRKFNKREIVPTENDVSFRKELIHGYVHDPGAAMLGGVGGHAGVFASAEDLAKMLQMYLNNGYYGGERYIDSSTINIFTSVVKEGNRRGLGFDKPILDPKVSGPTCREVSPSSYGHSGFTGTLVWMDPEYDLMYIFLSNRIHPNQYNKKLISGDVRTNIQSAIYRSLPEYWEKTKRK, from the coding sequence TTGGTTATCATACTTATAACAAAAAAACGTCATGTTGAAACAAGTGACCTTTACGATATTGCCTCTGTAACTAAAATAGTTTCCTCGATACCGGCTATTATGAAGATGTACGACGAAGGCCGGATAGAGTTGGATGATTCCTTGTCGCATCTGATACCTCGTTTGAAAGGGAGTAATAAAGCAGGGTTGAAATTAGATGATATAATGATTCACCAAGCAGGACTGCAGTCGTGGATTCCCTTTTATCTGCGCGCCATCGATAAGGAAAGACTCAAGGGGGATATATACAGTCGCCGATACTCGAGCTTATATAATATTAAGGTGGATAAGAGTTTGTATATGAATAGAACAGTGCGGTATAGAACAGATGTTTTTAGGCATTCATCCAATGATGACTTTAATATTCAGGTTAGTGCCGGGTTGTATATGAATAAGGGCTATTTGGATTCCATGCGAATGGGTATTGATACTTCGCAAGTACAAGCTAATCCTACTTATAGATATAGCGATCTGGGTTATTATTATTTAAAGGAGATTATTGAAAATAAATATAATAAGAGCCAGGATGTGGTTGTGGAAAATACCTTTTATAAGCCTTTGGGTGCGGAGAGACTGATGTATTTACCCTTGAGGAAATTTAATAAGAGAGAAATAGTTCCCACCGAAAATGATGTTTCTTTTCGCAAAGAATTGATTCATGGATATGTTCATGATCCTGGAGCTGCTATGTTAGGAGGTGTTGGTGGTCATGCAGGCGTATTTGCATCGGCAGAAGATTTGGCTAAGATGTTACAGATGTATTTGAATAATGGTTATTATGGCGGTGAGCGATATATCGATTCGAGCACCATAAATATTTTTACCTCTGTTGTTAAAGAAGGCAATAGGAGAGGATTGGGTTTTGATAAACCGATTCTTGATCCTAAAGTGTCTGGTCCTACTTGTCGTGAGGTATCTCCTTCTTCTTATGGACATTCTGGTTTTACTGGTACATTGGTTTGGATGGATCCTGAATATGATTTAATGTATATCTTTTTGTCCAATAGAATTCATCCCAATCAATATAATAAAAAGTTGATTAGTGGTGATGTACGAACCAATATCCAATCGGCTATTTATCGTTCCTTGCCTGAATATTGGGAGAAAACCAAAAGAAAGTAA